One window from the genome of Alistipes sp. ZOR0009 encodes:
- a CDS encoding alpha-L-fucosidase — protein sequence MRKLLLIAAIAFSQLGGFAQAIYEDERYVPETDPLAMAKVKQWQGLKFGLLMHWGTYSQWGIVESWQLCPEDEGWCERTAGKNFKNYFEYKKEYEGLKNTFNPTKFNPDMWAKAAKEAGMRYVVFTTKHHDGFCMFDSKYTDYKVTDAACPFSKNSKANIAKEVFSAFRNQGLWAGAYFSKPDWHCQWYWDPYYPPFDRNVNYNPVTYPEKWNKYVEFTHNQILELLSDYGKIDILWLDGGWVAKKDDKVIAEAYKGIMDEAKGGFVKRRIVNQDIKMDELVEKARQKQPGLIVVDRAVHGKNQNYLTPENRVPEKTLPYPWESCIIAGGGWSYTPNAKFMSGREGVQLLVDIVAKGGNLLLNIAPAPDGTWPDGAYNLLKEYSSWMKVNQEAIYDTEPVAPFKENNICMTQKGSSTYFLYMAKDGERIPSEIVIKSHQPAKGAKVTLLGYKGNLSWKKDGNGFRVSIPSSLKNTPPCSYVWTLKVSKLAK from the coding sequence ATGAGAAAATTACTTTTGATAGCAGCCATCGCCTTCTCGCAGCTTGGCGGATTTGCACAGGCTATCTACGAAGACGAACGCTATGTTCCAGAAACAGATCCTTTAGCAATGGCGAAGGTAAAGCAGTGGCAGGGCCTAAAGTTTGGGCTTCTAATGCACTGGGGAACCTACAGCCAGTGGGGTATTGTCGAAAGCTGGCAGCTGTGCCCCGAAGATGAGGGTTGGTGCGAACGTACGGCCGGAAAAAACTTCAAAAACTACTTCGAATATAAAAAGGAGTACGAAGGATTGAAAAATACCTTCAACCCAACCAAGTTTAACCCCGACATGTGGGCTAAAGCCGCAAAAGAAGCAGGAATGCGCTACGTGGTTTTTACCACTAAGCACCACGATGGCTTCTGCATGTTCGATTCAAAGTATACCGACTACAAGGTAACCGATGCAGCCTGCCCTTTTTCTAAAAACTCGAAGGCAAATATTGCCAAGGAGGTGTTTTCGGCATTCCGCAATCAAGGACTATGGGCCGGAGCCTACTTCTCTAAGCCCGACTGGCATTGCCAGTGGTACTGGGATCCTTACTACCCTCCTTTCGATAGAAACGTGAACTACAACCCCGTTACCTATCCCGAAAAATGGAATAAGTACGTGGAATTTACCCACAACCAAATTCTCGAGCTGCTATCGGACTACGGTAAGATCGATATCCTTTGGTTAGATGGAGGTTGGGTTGCCAAAAAAGACGACAAGGTAATCGCCGAAGCCTATAAAGGCATTATGGACGAAGCTAAAGGCGGTTTTGTAAAGCGCCGCATCGTAAATCAGGATATTAAAATGGACGAGCTGGTAGAAAAGGCACGCCAAAAGCAACCAGGCCTCATTGTTGTAGACAGAGCGGTGCATGGTAAAAACCAAAACTACCTAACGCCCGAAAATCGCGTTCCCGAAAAAACGCTTCCCTACCCTTGGGAGTCTTGCATCATCGCTGGTGGCGGCTGGTCGTACACGCCTAACGCCAAGTTTATGAGCGGACGCGAAGGCGTGCAGCTGCTTGTCGATATTGTAGCTAAGGGTGGAAACCTGCTGCTAAATATTGCTCCTGCCCCCGACGGAACTTGGCCCGATGGCGCCTACAACCTGCTAAAGGAGTACAGCAGCTGGATGAAGGTTAACCAGGAAGCTATTTACGACACCGAACCCGTTGCCCCCTTTAAGGAAAACAACATCTGCATGACTCAAAAAGGTAGCAGCACCTACTTCCTGTATATGGCAAAGGATGGCGAGAGAATTCCCTCCGAAATTGTCATAAAATCGCACCAGCCAGCCAAAGGGGCTAAGGTAACCCTGCTGGGATACAAAGGAAACCTCAGCTGGAAAAAGGATGGTAACGGATTCCGTGTTTCCATTCCTTCCTCGCTCAAAAATACGCCTCCATGCAGCTACGTTTGGACGCTTAAAGTCTCGAAGCTCGCAAAATAA
- a CDS encoding DMT family transporter, whose product MGSTKGLSTLILGCLLMGSMGVFAHFIEGTHPINVLLYRFTFSLAGFLVIAALCLAFSPKSANAYIKSNLSSIKKHPVIYLFTGLVSALVMATYVWGTLLFSLGMSVVMLYTASIYLPFAEKMMRRYFLPSIPKTSFGTKYYVSSAINLTGLLLIVGSTLSNANLNVVGLVSAISSGFFFSIMMVMVRALKSVDVAPEHTLISGIAVGFVLFIPFAFILPVTISVSNIGFATGLGAFATTIGGIFYFKGFSSVRADIAPLIAYFEPIFGSLLALIFLGEKYSLLAIVGVLLIIGTNFVYTIYSRKALK is encoded by the coding sequence ATGGGCAGCACTAAAGGGCTTTCAACACTTATTTTAGGATGCCTACTAATGGGCTCGATGGGCGTTTTTGCCCACTTTATAGAGGGCACACACCCTATTAATGTGCTGCTATACCGTTTCACCTTTTCGCTGGCAGGATTTTTGGTTATTGCAGCACTTTGCCTAGCCTTTAGCCCCAAGTCGGCCAACGCATACATCAAAAGCAACCTTTCTTCCATAAAAAAGCATCCTGTAATCTACCTTTTTACGGGATTGGTGTCGGCTCTTGTAATGGCCACCTACGTTTGGGGTACGCTTCTTTTTTCGCTGGGCATGAGCGTTGTGATGCTTTACACCGCATCCATTTATCTGCCCTTTGCCGAAAAGATGATGCGCCGATATTTCCTCCCCAGCATCCCTAAAACATCATTCGGAACAAAATACTACGTTTCATCGGCCATTAACCTCACCGGATTGCTACTAATTGTGGGTTCTACCCTCTCCAACGCCAATCTAAACGTTGTTGGACTTGTATCCGCCATTTCGTCGGGCTTTTTCTTCAGCATTATGATGGTTATGGTGCGCGCATTAAAAAGCGTTGATGTAGCCCCCGAACATACGCTTATAAGTGGGATTGCCGTAGGATTTGTGCTTTTTATACCCTTCGCGTTCATTCTTCCGGTAACCATTTCGGTTTCAAATATAGGATTTGCGACAGGTCTAGGAGCCTTTGCCACTACCATCGGCGGTATCTTTTATTTTAAAGGATTTAGCAGCGTTCGGGCCGATATTGCCCCGCTGATAGCCTACTTCGAACCAATATTCGGATCGTTACTTGCGCTCATCTTTCTAGGCGAAAAATACTCGCTCCTAGCCATAGTTGGCGTACTTCTTATTATTGGTACAAACTTCGTTTACACCATTTACTCCCGTAAAGCGCTGAAGTAA
- a CDS encoding SDR family oxidoreductase, which produces MAKNALVIGGGSDMGKAIIQKLQSDYTIYYTYNTPKENLPEGNRLQLDITNVEAIEKTFELIGNLDLVVTAAFPYINTDLASFDDYERIEKFLRGHVAIFTLAKKHLNKVGLLVNLLGQSADFGLPSAPHYGASFAYIDNLAKSYNARYGRAGEMKVFNLQLGPVETSLWAGVSTDERKYFEDKVLSFIQPDEVAELVYNIAQMKVVPTKLVLDGFFSLPE; this is translated from the coding sequence ATGGCAAAAAATGCGCTAGTAATCGGCGGCGGCTCCGACATGGGCAAGGCAATCATCCAAAAGTTACAGTCAGACTATACCATATACTATACGTACAACACCCCAAAAGAAAATCTGCCCGAAGGAAATCGCCTGCAGCTCGATATTACCAACGTAGAGGCCATCGAAAAAACCTTTGAGCTAATCGGGAATCTGGATTTGGTAGTTACTGCCGCATTTCCCTACATCAATACCGACTTAGCCTCGTTTGACGACTACGAACGTATAGAAAAATTTCTTAGAGGCCACGTTGCGATATTTACCCTTGCCAAAAAACATCTAAACAAAGTGGGGCTACTTGTAAATCTTTTAGGACAAAGCGCCGACTTCGGTTTACCATCCGCTCCACACTACGGCGCCAGCTTTGCCTATATAGATAACCTTGCCAAGAGCTACAACGCCCGCTATGGACGTGCTGGCGAAATGAAAGTTTTTAACCTACAGCTTGGCCCTGTCGAAACGTCGTTATGGGCTGGCGTAAGTACCGACGAACGTAAATATTTCGAAGATAAGGTACTTTCATTCATCCAACCCGACGAAGTAGCCGAGCTGGTTTACAACATCGCACAAATGAAGGTTGTTCCAACCAAGCTGGTGCTCGACGGTTTCTTTAGCTTACCCGAATAG
- the alaS gene encoding alanine--tRNA ligase: MNSNEIRKTFFDFFRSKQHEIVPSAPMVVKNDPTLMFTNAGMNQFKDIFLGNAPAKYPRAADTQKCLRVSGKHNDLEEVGHDTYHHTMFEMLGNWSFGDYFKEEAIAWAWELLTEVYKLPKDRLYASYFGGSEADKMEADVEAFEIWKKYLPEAQILPGSKKDNFWEMGDTGPCGPCSEIHIDLRDDDERQKVAGRDLVNKDNPLVIEIWNNVFMQFNRKANGELELLPAKHVDTGMGFERLCMALQGKKSNYDTDVFQPMILKLAELSNKKYGENKEADIAMRVIADHVRAIAFSIADGQLPSNVKAGYVIRRILRRAVRYGYTFLGFTEPFINKLIPTLVGQMGEQFPELKSQQTLIEKVITEEEAAFLRTLETGIRLLDNIIEKGKAESKNEIDGKTAFILTDTYGFPYDLTELIAREKGFTIDRAGFEKELEEQKSRSRNAAAVETDDWMELRKFETEEFIGYDHTSADVVIARYRAVKSKNKTLYQLVFDRTPFYGESGGQVGDSGYIESETERINIIDTVKENNLIVHITDKLPQDASANFQAVVNEEARTATANNHSATHLLHFALRQVLGTHVEQKGSLVRPDGLRFDFAHFQKVTDEEIRQVEKIVNELIRKNSPLNEYRETPIEEAQKMGAMALFGEKYGDKVRVIKFGESVELCGGTHVPATGQIGFLKITTESAIAAGVRRIEAVTAQKAEELVYFHQDLIKEVSSLFHNSPNLVNAIKKAIEENVDFKKKAEEYMKEKAVAMKEHLLKSMEDLNGKKLIRFTLDMPGEMVKDIAYQLRGQITEDLVFVAGTYDGGKPLLTIMLSDNLVAGGLNASTIVREAAKEIQGGGGGQPFFAQAGGKNADGIAAAVAKAVELATK; the protein is encoded by the coding sequence ATGAATTCGAATGAGATTAGAAAAACATTCTTTGATTTCTTCCGGTCGAAGCAGCACGAAATAGTGCCATCGGCTCCAATGGTTGTTAAAAACGACCCAACGCTTATGTTTACCAACGCTGGTATGAACCAGTTTAAGGACATCTTCCTAGGCAATGCGCCTGCCAAGTATCCACGTGCGGCCGACACCCAAAAGTGCCTCCGCGTATCAGGTAAGCATAACGACCTTGAGGAAGTAGGCCACGATACCTACCACCATACCATGTTCGAGATGTTGGGAAACTGGTCGTTTGGAGACTACTTTAAGGAAGAGGCCATTGCATGGGCATGGGAGCTCCTAACCGAAGTTTACAAGCTACCTAAGGATAGGTTGTACGCATCGTACTTTGGCGGTAGCGAAGCCGATAAGATGGAAGCCGACGTTGAAGCATTCGAAATTTGGAAAAAATACCTGCCAGAGGCACAAATCCTACCAGGATCGAAAAAGGATAACTTCTGGGAGATGGGAGATACAGGTCCATGCGGTCCTTGCTCCGAAATTCATATCGACCTACGCGACGACGACGAGCGCCAAAAAGTGGCCGGTCGCGACCTTGTAAATAAGGACAATCCGCTAGTTATAGAGATTTGGAATAACGTATTCATGCAGTTTAACCGCAAGGCAAACGGCGAGCTAGAGCTGCTACCTGCCAAGCACGTGGATACAGGAATGGGATTCGAGCGCCTGTGTATGGCCCTTCAAGGAAAGAAGAGCAACTACGATACCGACGTTTTCCAGCCAATGATTCTTAAGCTAGCCGAACTTTCCAACAAGAAGTACGGCGAAAATAAGGAGGCAGATATCGCCATGCGCGTTATTGCCGACCACGTTCGGGCCATTGCCTTCTCTATTGCAGACGGACAGCTACCTTCGAACGTAAAGGCTGGATATGTGATTCGTCGCATCCTTCGCCGTGCCGTTCGTTACGGGTACACCTTCCTAGGCTTTACAGAACCGTTCATCAACAAGCTTATTCCAACCCTAGTTGGACAAATGGGCGAACAGTTCCCAGAGCTTAAGTCGCAGCAAACGCTTATAGAAAAAGTTATAACCGAGGAGGAGGCTGCATTCCTTCGTACCCTCGAAACAGGAATTCGCCTTCTTGATAATATCATCGAAAAAGGGAAAGCCGAAAGCAAAAATGAGATTGATGGCAAAACAGCCTTCATCCTTACCGATACCTACGGTTTCCCCTACGATCTTACCGAACTTATTGCCCGCGAAAAAGGATTCACCATCGATAGAGCAGGCTTTGAGAAGGAGCTAGAGGAGCAGAAGAGCCGCTCGCGCAACGCTGCCGCTGTAGAAACCGACGACTGGATGGAGCTTCGTAAGTTCGAAACCGAAGAGTTTATTGGCTACGATCACACCTCGGCTGATGTTGTTATTGCTCGCTACCGTGCGGTAAAAAGTAAGAACAAAACACTTTACCAGCTGGTTTTCGACCGCACTCCATTCTATGGCGAAAGCGGCGGACAGGTTGGTGACTCGGGCTACATTGAATCTGAAACCGAGCGTATCAACATCATTGATACCGTTAAGGAAAACAACCTGATTGTACACATTACCGATAAGCTGCCACAGGATGCTTCGGCAAATTTCCAGGCGGTAGTTAACGAAGAGGCTCGCACAGCAACAGCCAACAACCACTCGGCTACCCACCTTCTTCACTTTGCGCTTCGTCAGGTGCTTGGCACACACGTAGAGCAAAAAGGATCGCTAGTACGCCCCGATGGACTTCGCTTCGACTTTGCGCACTTCCAAAAGGTAACCGACGAGGAAATCCGTCAGGTAGAAAAAATAGTAAACGAGCTTATCCGCAAAAACTCTCCGCTTAACGAATACCGCGAAACTCCAATCGAGGAGGCTCAGAAAATGGGTGCAATGGCGCTATTCGGAGAAAAGTATGGCGATAAGGTACGTGTTATTAAGTTTGGCGAATCGGTTGAGCTTTGTGGAGGAACCCACGTTCCTGCTACTGGCCAAATCGGATTCCTAAAAATTACCACAGAGAGCGCTATCGCTGCCGGTGTTCGCCGTATCGAAGCCGTAACGGCTCAAAAGGCCGAAGAGCTGGTGTACTTCCACCAAGATCTTATTAAGGAGGTAAGTAGCCTATTCCATAACTCTCCAAACCTCGTTAACGCCATCAAAAAGGCTATTGAGGAAAATGTCGACTTTAAAAAGAAGGCAGAAGAGTACATGAAGGAAAAGGCAGTTGCCATGAAGGAGCACCTTCTTAAAAGCATGGAAGACTTAAACGGAAAGAAGCTTATCCGATTTACGCTTGATATGCCGGGCGAAATGGTTAAAGATATAGCCTACCAGCTTCGCGGCCAAATTACCGAAGACCTTGTTTTCGTTGCCGGAACCTACGATGGTGGCAAACCGCTTCTAACCATCATGCTTAGCGACAACCTCGTTGCAGGTGGATTAAATGCATCAACCATTGTGCGCGAAGCAGCCAAAGAGATACAAGGCGGTGGTGGCGGACAGCCATTCTTTGCCCAAGCAGGCGGTAAAAATGCCGACGGAATTGCTGCTGCAGTTGCTAAAGCAGTTGAGCTTGCTACAAAATAG
- a CDS encoding M23 family metallopeptidase, giving the protein MAKMHYRFNPETLSFDIVAIPLKTRFTRGLATFLIGFAIASVFMIIYGLFFDTPKSHNLRRQNAELRVKYELLNKRFDETDRLLTDIQERDNTVYRSIFELDIIPSEVREAGIGSADRYAKLDGFENSDILISMTEKLDMITKKVYLQSKSFDQVSVLAKNKEKMMLCVPAINPVALRGPLRVMENFGGRMDPVYHRWAYHEGIDISGPKGTPIYATGDGYVELTEYSFRGYGNQILINHGFGYHTRYAHLTRVLVQQGQRVKRGEKIGLMGSTGKSTGSHLHYEVLVRNKPVNPVNYLSRDMELSDYEDIIGSAPKAKHDVKEPKSKKRRRR; this is encoded by the coding sequence ATGGCAAAAATGCACTATCGATTCAATCCGGAGACGCTCTCGTTCGATATCGTTGCCATTCCTTTAAAGACTAGATTCACCCGTGGCCTTGCCACCTTTCTTATTGGCTTTGCCATTGCCTCTGTTTTTATGATTATTTACGGGCTATTTTTCGATACGCCCAAGTCGCACAACCTTCGTCGTCAGAATGCGGAGCTTAGGGTTAAGTACGAGCTGCTTAACAAGCGCTTTGACGAAACCGATCGGCTGCTTACCGACATACAGGAGCGCGACAATACCGTTTACCGATCAATTTTTGAGCTAGATATTATTCCATCCGAGGTTCGCGAAGCAGGAATCGGATCGGCTGACAGGTATGCCAAGCTGGATGGCTTCGAAAATTCGGACATCCTCATCTCCATGACCGAAAAGCTGGATATGATCACCAAAAAGGTTTACCTGCAGTCTAAGTCGTTCGATCAGGTTTCTGTTTTGGCCAAGAATAAGGAAAAGATGATGCTTTGCGTACCAGCCATCAACCCGGTTGCTCTACGTGGACCGCTGCGTGTTATGGAGAACTTTGGAGGACGTATGGATCCGGTTTACCACCGTTGGGCATACCACGAGGGAATCGATATTTCTGGTCCGAAGGGAACACCCATTTACGCTACAGGCGATGGCTATGTTGAGCTAACCGAATACTCTTTCCGTGGATATGGAAATCAGATTTTGATTAACCACGGCTTTGGATACCACACCCGTTACGCGCACCTTACTCGGGTATTGGTGCAGCAGGGGCAGCGCGTTAAGCGCGGCGAAAAGATTGGCTTGATGGGAAGCACCGGAAAGTCTACCGGGTCGCATTTGCACTACGAAGTGCTGGTGCGTAACAAGCCCGTTAATCCGGTAAACTACCTCAGCCGCGATATGGAGCTATCCGACTACGAGGATATCATCGGCAGTGCGCCTAAGGCTAAGCACGATGTTAAGGAGCCCAAATCGAAAAAAAGAAGAAGGCGATGA
- a CDS encoding M23 family metallopeptidase: MSKHRYHFNPESLSYHKVVPTLKKRIVRILYIVITAAVISAIYYTVYSFFFDTPIEKKLKHENKLLSKQYRELNKRYEEVQEVVGDIQTRDENIYRVIFEAEPYKDSVFLAGGTYALKIEEIEGKDNTELIKQSQSTLERVNQKGVPATYSLLRRVEQLSARLKDSVDFIPSIIPLESKDIRQLAAPQGIRIHPFYKTLKMHNGVDFTAPAGSAVLAAAEGTVVKIDSRRSSGNSVLINHGNGYMTFYAHLERVTARRGARVKKGAQIGTVGSSGMSVAPHLHYEVVKNNRPVNPAHFFFADISPADYHRLIQKVSRSGQSLD; the protein is encoded by the coding sequence ATGAGCAAGCATAGATACCATTTCAACCCCGAGTCGCTCAGCTACCACAAGGTGGTACCTACGCTCAAAAAGCGTATTGTCCGAATTTTATACATCGTCATTACGGCTGCTGTAATTTCGGCCATCTACTACACGGTGTACTCCTTTTTCTTCGACACGCCCATAGAAAAGAAGCTGAAGCACGAAAATAAGCTGCTCTCGAAGCAGTATCGCGAGCTAAACAAGCGCTACGAGGAGGTGCAGGAGGTGGTAGGCGATATTCAAACGCGCGATGAGAATATTTACCGGGTAATTTTTGAGGCCGAGCCCTACAAGGATAGCGTCTTTTTAGCAGGGGGAACCTATGCTCTTAAAATTGAGGAGATCGAAGGAAAAGATAATACCGAGCTTATCAAGCAAAGCCAATCTACGCTAGAGCGGGTAAACCAAAAGGGAGTGCCTGCAACCTACTCGTTGCTGCGTAGGGTAGAGCAGCTCTCGGCCCGATTAAAAGATTCAGTAGACTTTATACCCTCTATTATACCGTTAGAAAGTAAGGATATTCGCCAGCTGGCAGCCCCGCAGGGGATTCGTATCCACCCTTTCTATAAAACGTTAAAGATGCACAACGGGGTCGACTTTACGGCGCCAGCAGGCTCGGCTGTGCTGGCCGCAGCGGAGGGTACGGTTGTAAAGATTGACAGCCGCCGATCGAGCGGAAACTCGGTGCTCATTAACCACGGAAATGGGTACATGACTTTTTACGCCCACCTCGAAAGGGTTACGGCTCGTAGAGGTGCACGCGTGAAAAAGGGAGCCCAAATAGGCACCGTTGGAAGCTCCGGAATGAGCGTTGCGCCTCATCTTCACTACGAAGTAGTAAAAAATAATCGCCCAGTTAATCCTGCGCATTTCTTTTTTGCCGATATTAGTCCGGCAGATTACCATAGGCTAATCCAAAAGGTTAGCCGTAGCGGTCAAAGCTTAGACTAA
- a CDS encoding MerR family transcriptional regulator, translated as MPYKETKVEKLFYTIGEVSEMLAVNASLIRFWEKHFPIINPKKNKKGNRLFTVKDIDNLKLIYHLVKEQGMTLEGAQKRLKENKEGAEHNFEIIDRLTKIREMLVEVSAKLP; from the coding sequence ATGCCTTACAAGGAAACAAAAGTAGAAAAGCTGTTTTACACCATCGGCGAGGTGTCCGAAATGCTGGCTGTAAACGCTTCGCTCATTCGTTTTTGGGAGAAGCATTTTCCCATCATCAACCCGAAAAAAAACAAGAAGGGGAACCGTCTATTTACCGTTAAGGACATTGACAACCTTAAGCTCATCTACCATCTGGTAAAGGAGCAGGGCATGACGCTCGAAGGGGCTCAAAAGCGCCTGAAGGAGAACAAGGAGGGGGCCGAACACAACTTCGAAATTATCGACCGTCTAACCAAAATCAGGGAAATGCTGGTAGAGGTTAGCGCAAAGCTACCATAA
- a CDS encoding Nif3-like dinuclear metal center hexameric protein: MKVKDIAALIEGVAPREFQESYDNAGLAVGSPTMEVTGVVVCLDVSEQVVEEAISLGANMVVSHHPVIFSGLKTITGKNAVERIVLKAIQNNIALYAAHTNLDSVWGGVNDKLSRVLGLTNRKILSPLKGQLVKVATFIPISHANAVRSAMFAAGAGAIGNYDCCSFNFSGEGSFRPQEGAKPFVGELGKVHFESEVQVEVICTRLVLSGVIKALVKAHPYEEPAYDIIPLENEYAQVGLGMIGDLDFPMDEADFLAYVKRKLGAKLLRYSNPTGKQVRRVAVCGGSGASFTRLAAAQQADAYVTGDVKYHDFIDAQDKLLLVDAGHFETERFTIDIFYDLIMEKIVNFALYKTKYIDNPVNYLFH; this comes from the coding sequence ATGAAAGTAAAAGATATAGCAGCGCTGATAGAGGGAGTTGCCCCCCGCGAGTTCCAGGAGAGCTACGATAATGCGGGGTTGGCTGTAGGCTCGCCTACCATGGAGGTAACCGGTGTGGTTGTCTGCTTGGATGTGTCGGAGCAGGTGGTCGAGGAGGCCATTTCGCTTGGTGCTAACATGGTGGTTTCGCACCATCCCGTAATTTTTTCGGGATTAAAAACAATTACCGGAAAGAATGCTGTAGAGCGTATTGTGCTCAAGGCTATTCAAAACAACATAGCGCTATATGCCGCGCATACCAATCTCGATAGCGTTTGGGGCGGGGTAAACGATAAGCTGAGCCGGGTGCTGGGGCTTACCAACAGAAAAATTCTGAGTCCGCTTAAGGGGCAGCTGGTAAAGGTGGCAACCTTTATCCCTATTAGCCATGCCAACGCGGTTCGTTCGGCCATGTTTGCGGCTGGCGCTGGCGCTATTGGCAACTACGATTGCTGCAGCTTCAACTTTAGCGGCGAGGGGTCGTTTCGTCCGCAGGAGGGAGCCAAGCCGTTTGTTGGCGAGCTAGGAAAGGTGCATTTTGAGTCAGAGGTGCAAGTAGAGGTTATCTGCACGCGCTTGGTGCTATCTGGTGTTATAAAAGCGCTAGTAAAAGCGCATCCCTACGAGGAGCCGGCCTACGACATTATTCCTCTCGAAAACGAGTATGCCCAGGTAGGGCTTGGTATGATTGGCGATTTGGATTTTCCGATGGACGAAGCCGATTTTCTGGCCTACGTAAAGCGAAAGCTTGGAGCCAAGCTGCTTCGCTACTCCAACCCAACCGGAAAACAGGTGAGGAGGGTGGCTGTTTGTGGCGGTAGCGGAGCCTCGTTTACCCGCCTTGCAGCCGCTCAGCAGGCCGATGCGTACGTTACCGGCGACGTAAAATACCACGACTTTATTGATGCCCAAGATAAGCTGCTGCTGGTTGATGCAGGTCACTTTGAAACA